AGACTGCGGGATGTATATGGGTCTGCCATATTTcatcttctttgttttaatgctcTGCACAGATAAGGTTTTTCCTAGCAGTTGTAGATATGTGTGCACACGTGAAAACACAAGCAAATGTTCAGTCTGTGGAATTATTTTTCTCCACATCTTCAAAGCACTTTTTATTGCTGGTCTGTGGTCCATCTCTGTGCTGATGGATGGAGACTGGTATGTCTGCTGTAGGAATGATCTTCCTAAAAACCAGACCCAGTTACCCTGCAAAGTTAAAACCACCCTCACAACTGACGAACAGGAAATCATCGCTGGGCTGAAGAACAAGTCAAgggtgagttttttttatttgtacagagACACATATAAGAGACATAATTTGAACTAATCTTTATTAACTTTCTGTATGAAGACGATGATTGTCTGATTAGATGTCTGATTCTTCATTTTCAGAACTTCGGCTCCATCTTCTTCGCTGTAGTTTGTTTGGCAGCTCTGATGTCAGTGTGTGACTGGAGATGCTGTAAAGGAAAAAGTAACtgctgtaaaaacatatatgacTGGTGTGACAGAACAGTCTATGATGAACTGATTCTGGAAGAGAGTGAAGACGTTCTTATGGAAGTTTTGAGCAAAGCAGCAAAAAACCAGATGAAAGAAGcctttaaacagaaaatagaaaaaagaaaatggccagaatgttttgatgttgttcaggaaatcattaaaaactcaAGAGGATCTGAACCTCCTGAAAATGAGATCCTTCTAGAACCTCAATCCACTGGTTCCGGGACAGGAACACAGGGcagggatgggggggggggaccaGAATTGACtgaagaagacgaagaagaaaacacagcatGAAGATGAGACTGAGTCACGTTTATGAGCTAGAAAGAGAACAAagatgaaccagtctgtaactgGATCCCAGTCTAACCAGGATCTCCTCTGGTCCACATCTCCAAAACCCTGTAGAGTCCCGATCCAGCTTTAACCTGTGGAACAGTTTCCAGTTTCACCATCTCAGCTGTTCATGGGAACAAAGGGAACCCCAAACCATGAATAATAACAATTCTaatgtaaaatgtgtatttttctttttttagcttctgtttctggtttctgacccaaacaaacagagaaacagatttttacagCAAACTGGTAGAAATTTATGCTGATAATTTATCAGAAATCttctattttcatgtttatccaaaaacacaaaaagcaactttaaatttcagattttctgtttcACATTAATAGAAatcatctttgttttaatacattttattttacaatgatttaacctgttattgattttaaaattatttttttccttcaaatgtaatttaaaatattttttcttttttaatcgctcgttctttctttcattttattcattttattcattttgttcattttattcatttattcattttattctacatgtgtgtaaaaatctttgattttcactgttttatttttctttatttttaaatgaattattaatcatgttgaattaaaagaaagaaaccagCTTTCAATCCTCCCGTTCTCTTTCATTATATTCAGGTAATActatgataataatgatgaaatGTGTCTGACTTTTCCTTTAACTCTAAAGTAATTCATAGTTTAGTTTGAGGAACTGATTTTAACTTTTAGGTtgatgattttaacattattttaagaTGTGGTGAAAGTTGGAGGAAACATGGAGTCAGAGGTGCAGCATGAATTTCTGCATGGACCGTA
This region of Melanotaenia boesemani isolate fMelBoe1 chromosome 13, fMelBoe1.pri, whole genome shotgun sequence genomic DNA includes:
- the LOC121652208 gene encoding uncharacterized protein LOC121652208, with translation MKNFLNKFPFQKVSIFITVVSFTYNVVLDRDLECTCNEDSKDCGMYMGLPYFIFFVLMLCTDKVFPSSCRYVCTRENTSKCSVCGIIFLHIFKALFIAGLWSISVLMDGDWYVCCRNDLPKNQTQLPCKVKTTLTTDEQEIIAGLKNKSRNFGSIFFAVVCLAALMSVCDWRCCKGKSNCCKNIYDWCDRTVYDELILEESEDVLMEVLSKAAKNQMKEAFKQKIEKRKWPECFDVVQEIIKNSRGSEPPENEILLEPQSTGSGTGTQGRDGGGGPELTEEDEEENTA